From the Micromonospora sediminicola genome, one window contains:
- a CDS encoding sulfite exporter TauE/SafE family protein: MRKLLVLALVGLAAQLVDGALGMAYGLTSSTLLLFAGVAPAAASASVHLAEIGTTLAAGVSHWRFGNVDWKVVGRIALPGALGAFAGATFLSSISTESAAPWMAAILFTLGAYLLVRFSRPLRANRAAGRLRSRFLAPLGLVAGFVDATGGGGWGPVATPALLVSGRMEPRKVIGSVDTSEFVVAGAASLGFLIGLGSEGFLLPTVAALLVGGLIAAPIAAWLVRIVPAQVLGAVIGGVIVLTNARTLLRAGELGGPVPALVYAALGAGWLLAVVLAVRALRRARRARATVDAALAAAPADPADPAVPAASAAPAVPAPAVPAPAVPASAVPAASAVPAAPEAATPLDEPGESRRLAAAVES; encoded by the coding sequence GTGCGCAAGCTGCTGGTCCTCGCCCTCGTCGGGCTCGCCGCGCAACTGGTCGACGGCGCGCTCGGCATGGCGTACGGGCTGACCTCCTCGACCCTGCTGCTCTTCGCCGGGGTCGCGCCGGCCGCCGCCTCCGCCTCGGTGCACCTGGCCGAGATCGGCACCACGCTCGCCGCCGGCGTCTCGCACTGGCGCTTCGGCAACGTCGACTGGAAGGTGGTCGGGCGCATCGCCCTGCCGGGCGCGCTCGGCGCGTTCGCCGGCGCCACCTTCCTCAGCTCCATCTCCACCGAGTCGGCCGCCCCGTGGATGGCCGCCATCCTGTTCACCCTCGGCGCGTACCTGCTGGTCCGCTTCTCCCGGCCGCTGCGCGCCAACCGCGCCGCCGGCCGGCTGCGCAGCCGCTTCCTGGCCCCGCTCGGGCTGGTCGCCGGCTTCGTCGACGCCACCGGCGGTGGCGGCTGGGGTCCGGTCGCCACCCCGGCGCTGCTGGTCTCCGGCCGGATGGAGCCGCGCAAGGTCATCGGCTCGGTGGACACCTCCGAGTTCGTGGTGGCGGGCGCGGCCAGCCTCGGCTTCCTGATCGGGCTCGGCTCCGAGGGCTTCCTGCTGCCCACCGTGGCCGCGCTGCTGGTCGGCGGCCTGATCGCCGCGCCGATCGCGGCCTGGCTGGTCCGCATCGTGCCCGCCCAGGTGCTCGGCGCCGTCATCGGCGGCGTGATCGTGCTGACCAACGCCCGCACCCTGCTGCGCGCCGGCGAGCTGGGTGGCCCGGTGCCGGCCCTGGTCTACGCGGCGCTCGGCGCCGGCTGGCTGCTCGCCGTGGTGCTGGCGGTACGCGCGCTGCGCCGCGCCCGCCGTGCCCGCGCCACTGTCGACGCGGCGCTCGCCGCCGCTCCGGCCGATCCGGCCGATCCGGCCGTTCCCGCCGCTTCTGCTGCTCCGGCCGTTCCCGCTCCGGCCGTTCCCGCTCCGGCCGTTCCCGCTTCGGCCGTTCCCGCCGCTTCGGCCGTTCCCGCCGCCCCCGAGGCTGCCACCCCGCTCGACGAGCCGGGGGAGTCCCGCCGGCTCGCTGCCGCCGTCGAGAGCTGA
- a CDS encoding acyl-CoA thioesterase, whose amino-acid sequence MATGQAAVDQLLEVLDLAQTGEMAFRGMSPPVGPQRVYGGQVAGQALVAAGRTVDPERAVHSLHGYFVRPGDPAEPIDYQVENVRDGRSFSVRRSVALQHDKPIFFMSASFQRQEEGLDHHAPLPPDVPAPDDVPTMTDRLSRYPERLGIWGQIPRPIDVRYVGEPGWVRPGDRPAEPHQRVWMRIDGKLPDDPLLHACALTYASDLTLLDSVLSVHGEVWGPGGVVGASLDHALWFHRPFRADEWFLYDCWSPSASGARGLATGRMFTTDGRHIASAVQEGLLRRVGG is encoded by the coding sequence GTGGCGACCGGGCAGGCGGCGGTCGACCAGCTCCTGGAGGTGCTGGACCTGGCGCAGACCGGCGAGATGGCCTTCCGCGGGATGAGCCCGCCGGTGGGCCCGCAGCGGGTCTACGGCGGTCAGGTCGCCGGCCAGGCGTTGGTCGCGGCCGGCCGCACGGTCGACCCGGAGCGGGCCGTGCACTCGCTGCACGGCTACTTCGTCCGGCCCGGTGACCCGGCCGAGCCGATCGACTACCAGGTGGAGAACGTCCGCGACGGCCGCTCCTTCTCGGTGCGCCGCTCGGTGGCGTTGCAGCACGACAAGCCGATCTTCTTCATGTCGGCGTCGTTCCAGCGGCAGGAGGAGGGGCTGGACCACCACGCCCCGCTCCCGCCCGACGTGCCCGCGCCGGACGACGTGCCGACCATGACCGACCGGCTGTCCCGCTACCCGGAACGGCTCGGCATCTGGGGCCAGATCCCGCGCCCGATCGACGTGCGCTACGTCGGCGAGCCCGGCTGGGTACGCCCCGGCGACCGGCCGGCCGAGCCGCACCAGCGGGTCTGGATGCGCATCGACGGCAAGCTGCCGGACGACCCGCTGCTGCACGCCTGCGCCCTCACGTACGCGTCCGACCTGACGCTGCTCGACTCGGTGCTGTCGGTGCACGGCGAGGTGTGGGGGCCGGGTGGTGTGGTGGGCGCCAGCCTCGACCACGCGCTCTGGTTCCACCGGCCGTTCCGCGCCGACGAGTGGTTCCTCTACGACTGCTGGAGCCCGTCGGCGTCGGGGGCCCGTGGCCTGGCCACCGGCCGGATGTTCACCACCGACGGCCGGCACATCGCCAGCGCCGTGCAGGAGGGGCTGCTGCGCCGGGTCGGCGGCTGA
- a CDS encoding YciI family protein, with amino-acid sequence MGATPRLDFALDTYECIVLYPGPSGRALPEETVQRLQAEHVQHMGALQRRGIVLVDGSVDGPAREPDPPIGFGLARTGSVDDVRSVMEADPAVQAGLYRVEVLTFLCPAGSLEFPLLKTQS; translated from the coding sequence ATGGGGGCGACGCCACGGCTCGACTTCGCGCTGGACACGTACGAGTGCATCGTGCTCTACCCCGGTCCGTCCGGGCGGGCGCTGCCGGAGGAGACCGTGCAGCGGTTGCAGGCCGAGCACGTCCAGCACATGGGGGCGCTGCAGCGACGCGGCATCGTGCTGGTCGACGGCTCGGTGGACGGCCCGGCCCGGGAACCCGACCCGCCGATCGGCTTCGGCCTGGCCCGGACCGGTTCGGTGGACGACGTGCGCAGCGTCATGGAGGCCGATCCCGCGGTGCAGGCCGGGCTCTACCGGGTCGAGGTGCTCACCTTCCTCTGCCCCGCCGGCTCGCTGGAGTTCCCGCTGCTCAAGACCCAGAGCTGA
- the pyk gene encoding pyruvate kinase has protein sequence MGVTRRAKIVCTLGPATSSPERIRGLVEAGMNVARLNFSHGSHEDHESVYRMVREAAEASGKPVAVLADLQGPKIRLGRFADGPHEWRTGDSVVITSDEIVGTKERVSCTYRKLPQEVKPGDRLLIDDGRVAVEVSDVTGNDIRCLVTEGGPVSNNKGVSLPNVAVSVPAMSDKDAEDLRFALGLGVDLVALSFVRSAEDIKLVHSIMDEEGVRRPVLAKVEKPEAVDHLEAIVLAFDGVMVARGDLGVELPLDQVPLVQKRAVQLCRENAKPVIVATQMLDSMIENSRPTRAEASDVANAVLDGADAVMLSGETSVGKYPVLTVSTMAKIVTTTEAGSIAVPRLQHDPRTHGGALTVAASSIARAIGAKAMVAFSQTGDTVKRLSRLHCDLPLLAFTPVPEVRNQLALCWGVETFLMPFVEHTDDMFRQVDQALLGLNRANPGDYVVIVAGSPPGTPGSTNTLRVHQLGSLVDAASARALQ, from the coding sequence ATGGGCGTGACACGCCGCGCGAAGATCGTCTGCACTCTCGGCCCCGCCACCTCGTCCCCGGAGCGCATCCGGGGGCTCGTCGAGGCGGGCATGAACGTGGCGAGGCTCAACTTCAGCCACGGCAGTCACGAGGACCACGAGTCGGTCTACCGGATGGTCCGGGAGGCCGCCGAGGCCTCCGGCAAGCCGGTCGCCGTCCTCGCCGACCTCCAGGGCCCCAAGATCCGCCTCGGCCGCTTCGCCGACGGGCCGCACGAGTGGCGCACCGGCGACTCCGTGGTGATCACCAGCGACGAGATCGTCGGCACCAAGGAGCGGGTCTCCTGCACCTACCGCAAGCTGCCACAGGAGGTGAAGCCGGGCGACCGGCTGCTGATCGACGACGGCCGGGTCGCGGTCGAGGTCAGCGACGTCACCGGCAACGACATCCGCTGCCTGGTCACCGAGGGCGGCCCGGTCTCCAACAACAAGGGCGTCTCGCTGCCCAACGTGGCGGTCAGCGTCCCGGCCATGTCCGACAAGGACGCCGAGGACCTGCGCTTCGCCCTCGGCCTCGGCGTCGACCTGGTCGCGCTGTCGTTCGTCCGCTCGGCGGAGGACATCAAGCTGGTCCACTCGATCATGGACGAGGAGGGCGTGCGCCGCCCGGTCCTCGCCAAGGTCGAGAAGCCGGAGGCGGTCGACCACCTGGAGGCGATCGTGCTCGCCTTCGACGGCGTCATGGTCGCCCGCGGCGACCTCGGCGTCGAGCTGCCGCTGGACCAGGTCCCGCTGGTGCAGAAGCGCGCCGTGCAGCTCTGCCGGGAGAACGCCAAGCCGGTCATCGTGGCCACCCAGATGCTCGACTCGATGATCGAGAACTCCCGCCCCACCCGCGCCGAGGCCTCCGACGTGGCCAACGCGGTGCTCGACGGCGCGGACGCGGTGATGCTCTCCGGCGAGACCAGCGTCGGCAAGTACCCGGTGCTCACCGTCAGCACCATGGCGAAGATCGTCACCACCACCGAGGCCGGCTCGATCGCCGTCCCCCGGCTGCAGCACGACCCGCGTACGCACGGCGGCGCGCTGACCGTCGCCGCGTCCTCCATCGCCCGCGCCATCGGCGCCAAGGCCATGGTGGCGTTCTCGCAGACCGGCGACACCGTCAAGCGGCTCAGCCGGCTGCACTGCGACCTGCCGCTGCTGGCCTTCACCCCGGTGCCGGAGGTGCGCAACCAGCTCGCGCTCTGCTGGGGCGTGGAGACGTTCCTGATGCCGTTCGTCGAGCACACCGACGACATGTTCCGCCAGGTCGACCAGGCGCTGCTCGGCCTCAACCGGGCCAACCCGGGCGACTACGTGGTGATCGTGGCGGGCAGCCCGCCCGGCACCCCCGGCTCCACCAACACGCTGCGGGTGCACCAGCTCGGTTCGCTCGTCGACGCGGCCTCGGCCCGGGCCCTTCAGTGA
- a CDS encoding RrF2 family transcriptional regulator: MRLSARVDYALRAAAELASVADGAAVGRSRPVTAEQIARSQDIPPKFLESILLQLRRGGIVHAQRGPEGGYWLARPASEISLAEVIRVIDGPLAHVRGQRPEQLGYQGAARALQDVWIALRASEREILELVTIADVAGGTLPGRVNELAADPRAWS; the protein is encoded by the coding sequence ATGCGTCTCTCCGCCCGGGTCGACTACGCCCTCCGTGCGGCCGCCGAGCTGGCCTCGGTCGCCGACGGCGCGGCCGTCGGGCGGAGTCGGCCGGTGACCGCCGAGCAGATCGCCCGCTCCCAGGACATCCCGCCGAAGTTCCTCGAGAGCATCCTGCTCCAGCTGCGCCGGGGCGGCATCGTGCACGCGCAGCGCGGCCCGGAGGGCGGCTACTGGCTGGCCCGACCGGCGTCCGAGATCTCCCTGGCCGAGGTGATCCGCGTGATCGACGGCCCGCTCGCGCACGTGCGCGGGCAGCGTCCGGAGCAACTCGGCTACCAGGGCGCGGCCCGTGCGCTGCAGGACGTCTGGATCGCGCTGCGGGCCAGCGAGCGGGAGATCCTGGAGCTGGTCACCATCGCCGACGTGGCCGGCGGCACGCTGCCCGGCCGGGTCAACGAGCTGGCCGCCGACCCGCGCGCCTGGAGCTGA
- a CDS encoding FAD-binding oxidoreductase, with amino-acid sequence MTSAPDLPRATDLLRELLGDRLLTPADAGYPDAVRLWNGAPVAAPALVARVRDAGEVAHAVRVAGRCHVPLSVRAGGHDWAGRALRDGGLVLDLTALRRVDLDPGTGEVTVGGGATAADVLAALRPYDRVVATGVVRAVGLAGLTLAGGYGPLCGRFGLALDNLLGAEVVLADGRRVTADATHEPELYWALRGGGGNFGVVTALRYRTHPLAAALAGMLLFPLDQATAVLRGYGEEVRRAPDELTVMAGFLPGPAGEPVVFLAPVFTGADEAAGRAAVDRLRALGTPLVDQVAPLPYEDVLRMFDGGMADGNHYLLRTRWLPRVDEPVVAALTAAAGAVTSPFSAIALHHFHGAAARVGVGETAFGLRADHLLAEIIAVWAPGDDPAPHRAWAEHTSAALAPHALPGGYPNLLAPEETDRVRLAYGPNWDRLRRAKRRYDPRGVFSAVPTLPPAGPPVPRVGQGRPDPREHPAGR; translated from the coding sequence ATGACCTCCGCCCCGGACCTGCCGCGCGCCACCGACCTGCTCCGCGAGCTGCTCGGCGACCGCCTGCTCACCCCGGCCGACGCCGGTTACCCCGACGCCGTGCGGCTGTGGAACGGCGCCCCGGTCGCCGCTCCCGCCCTGGTGGCCCGCGTCCGCGACGCCGGGGAGGTCGCGCACGCGGTTCGCGTCGCCGGGCGCTGCCACGTGCCGCTGTCGGTGCGCGCCGGCGGCCACGATTGGGCCGGCCGGGCCCTGCGCGACGGTGGCCTGGTCCTCGACCTCACCGCGCTGCGCCGGGTGGACCTCGACCCCGGGACCGGAGAGGTCACCGTGGGCGGCGGGGCGACGGCCGCCGACGTGCTCGCCGCCCTGCGACCGTACGACCGGGTCGTCGCCACCGGCGTGGTGCGTGCGGTCGGGCTGGCCGGGCTGACCCTGGCCGGCGGTTACGGCCCGCTCTGCGGCCGGTTCGGGTTGGCGCTGGACAACCTGCTCGGGGCCGAGGTGGTGCTCGCCGACGGCCGCCGGGTGACCGCCGACGCCACGCACGAGCCCGAGCTGTACTGGGCGCTGCGCGGCGGAGGCGGCAACTTCGGCGTGGTCACCGCGCTGCGCTACCGCACCCACCCGCTGGCCGCCGCACTCGCCGGCATGCTGCTGTTCCCGTTGGACCAGGCGACGGCGGTGCTGCGCGGCTACGGCGAGGAGGTGCGCCGGGCGCCGGACGAGTTGACCGTGATGGCCGGCTTCCTGCCCGGCCCGGCGGGGGAGCCGGTGGTCTTCCTCGCCCCGGTGTTCACCGGCGCCGACGAGGCGGCGGGACGGGCCGCGGTGGACCGGCTGCGGGCGCTCGGCACCCCGCTGGTCGACCAGGTCGCACCGCTGCCGTACGAGGACGTGCTGCGCATGTTCGACGGCGGGATGGCCGACGGCAACCACTACCTGCTGCGTACCCGGTGGTTGCCCCGGGTGGACGAGCCGGTGGTGGCCGCGCTGACCGCGGCGGCCGGCGCGGTCACCTCGCCGTTCTCCGCGATCGCGCTGCACCACTTCCACGGCGCGGCGGCCCGGGTGGGGGTGGGGGAGACCGCGTTCGGGCTGCGCGCCGACCACCTGCTCGCCGAGATCATCGCGGTCTGGGCGCCGGGCGACGACCCGGCGCCGCACCGGGCGTGGGCCGAACACACCAGCGCGGCCCTGGCCCCGCACGCGCTGCCCGGTGGCTACCCGAACCTGCTCGCGCCGGAGGAGACCGACCGGGTCCGGCTGGCCTACGGTCCGAACTGGGACCGGCTGCGCCGGGCCAAGCGCCGCTACGACCCCCGGGGCGTCTTCTCGGCCGTGCCCACGCTGCCGCCGGCCGGCCCGCCCGTGCCCCGCGTCGGACAGGGGCGACCGGATCCCCGGGAGCACCCGGCCGGACGGTGA